A genomic stretch from Sphingopyxis sp. YR583 includes:
- a CDS encoding TonB-dependent receptor, with amino-acid sequence MMGMAQVAVAQEAPVDGEAGGDEIVVTGIRASLAASADIKREAQGVVDAISAEDIGKFPDTNLAESLQRITGVSIDRSNGEGSLVTVRGFGPEFNLVTLNGRQMPTALIGGGDNAPSSRSFDFDNIASEGVAGVEVYKSGRVTMESGGIGSVINLRTPRPLDKPGLRGSLSVKGVYDSSRNEGNPITPEVSGILSTTFANDTIGILITGSYQKRKSSENTANVGWRDGYLGSENNWGSLAQPGTPRAANITNRPDPTDVYQVPQNASYDLNDINRERINGQAVLQFRPSDAFTATIDYTYARNTVETRNSNVGVWFNHEDTSSAWTDGPVAGPLFYTERFAAPTGVPGPNALYGGKDLSYSGALTENRAENKSLGVNLEWNGPGGVTFELDGHHSTAAVNPVNRFGSSMSLGNAVFGVQNQTINFENDMPVISYGMYPGIDPLNTALITPTGNAFRNAIFRNRINQVQLRGQYDHDGGFLDSIDFGVSFVDSKVRSAFGTIQNDDTWSGAGPASSIPDDIFTLVTLPDKFPGLAQPGMIQSFYSFDFARMADLVEQNFQTCSNPATGSAQPGTCLANFNTDRRISEKTLAPYLQVATVFDLFENPAHLVAGIRYETTDIASSALVPVPVTTTWVGDNEFNVVFSGDSDFTRFKGSYDNWLPAIDFDISPMQDVKLRASYSHTIARPSYDLMQGGRTIDTLFRVGGGGGAQGNPGLIPYKSKNIDLSAEWYYARDSYISAGYFHKDVSNFISSTRIDSSAFGLTTPVEGPRWNAAVAALGPNATVAQIRQYIITNFPGTVTGNIINAAPGDPLVNFEITTPVNSDQTASLNGWEFALQHSFWDTGFGVILNYTIVNGDATYDNALPSTVAQFALVGLSDTANAVAFYDKGPLQARVAWNWRDKFLSGTGPNPTYTEAYWQIDASASYEFIPGLTAFVEAINLTGEGQRKHLRHPNNVTFVSPGFARYAAGVRFSF; translated from the coding sequence ATGATGGGCATGGCGCAGGTTGCGGTCGCGCAGGAGGCGCCGGTAGACGGCGAAGCGGGCGGCGACGAGATCGTCGTGACGGGTATCCGCGCCAGCCTTGCCGCATCGGCCGATATCAAGCGCGAGGCGCAGGGTGTCGTCGACGCGATCTCGGCCGAAGACATCGGCAAATTCCCCGACACCAACCTCGCCGAATCGCTGCAGCGCATCACGGGCGTGTCGATCGACCGTTCGAATGGCGAAGGCTCGCTTGTCACCGTCCGCGGCTTCGGTCCCGAATTCAACCTGGTGACGCTCAACGGTCGCCAGATGCCGACCGCGCTCATCGGCGGCGGCGACAATGCCCCGTCATCGCGCTCGTTCGACTTCGACAATATCGCGTCGGAAGGCGTCGCCGGGGTCGAGGTATATAAGAGCGGCCGCGTCACGATGGAATCGGGCGGCATCGGTTCGGTCATCAACCTTCGCACGCCGCGTCCGCTCGACAAGCCGGGGCTGCGTGGCAGCCTTTCGGTCAAGGGCGTCTATGACTCGTCGCGCAACGAAGGCAATCCGATCACGCCCGAAGTGTCGGGCATTCTGAGCACGACCTTTGCGAATGATACGATCGGTATCCTGATCACCGGGTCGTATCAGAAGCGCAAATCGAGCGAAAACACGGCCAATGTCGGCTGGCGCGACGGCTATCTGGGCAGCGAGAACAATTGGGGTTCGCTGGCGCAGCCGGGAACGCCCCGCGCGGCGAACATCACCAACCGGCCCGATCCGACCGACGTCTATCAGGTGCCGCAGAATGCGTCCTACGATCTCAACGACATCAATCGCGAGCGCATCAACGGGCAGGCGGTTTTGCAATTCCGCCCGAGCGACGCGTTTACCGCGACGATCGATTACACCTATGCGCGCAACACCGTCGAAACGCGGAACAGCAACGTCGGCGTGTGGTTCAACCATGAAGATACGTCGAGTGCATGGACCGATGGCCCGGTTGCCGGGCCGCTGTTCTACACCGAACGCTTCGCGGCGCCCACCGGCGTCCCCGGGCCGAACGCGCTCTATGGCGGCAAGGATCTGTCCTATAGCGGGGCGCTGACCGAAAACCGCGCAGAGAATAAATCGCTCGGCGTCAATCTGGAATGGAACGGGCCCGGCGGCGTCACTTTCGAACTCGACGGCCATCACTCGACGGCGGCGGTGAATCCCGTCAATCGCTTCGGGTCGAGCATGTCGCTGGGCAATGCCGTATTCGGCGTCCAGAACCAGACGATCAATTTCGAAAACGACATGCCGGTCATTTCCTATGGAATGTACCCCGGTATCGATCCGCTGAACACGGCGCTGATCACCCCCACCGGCAACGCCTTCCGCAACGCCATATTCCGGAACCGGATCAACCAGGTGCAGCTGCGCGGTCAATATGACCATGACGGCGGCTTCCTCGACAGCATCGATTTCGGTGTGTCCTTCGTCGACAGCAAGGTGCGATCGGCGTTCGGTACGATCCAGAACGACGATACGTGGAGCGGCGCGGGCCCGGCATCGAGCATTCCGGACGACATCTTCACGCTGGTCACCCTGCCGGACAAATTCCCGGGCCTTGCGCAGCCGGGCATGATCCAGAGCTTCTACAGCTTCGATTTCGCGCGGATGGCGGATCTGGTCGAACAGAATTTCCAGACTTGCAGCAACCCGGCGACGGGGTCGGCGCAGCCCGGCACCTGCCTTGCGAATTTCAATACCGACCGGCGCATCTCCGAAAAGACGCTGGCGCCCTATCTGCAGGTCGCGACAGTGTTCGACCTGTTCGAGAATCCGGCGCATCTTGTCGCGGGTATCCGATATGAAACGACCGACATCGCCTCGTCGGCGCTGGTGCCGGTTCCCGTCACCACGACCTGGGTGGGCGACAATGAATTCAATGTCGTCTTTTCGGGCGACAGCGATTTCACGCGCTTCAAGGGCTCCTACGACAATTGGCTGCCCGCGATCGATTTCGACATCTCGCCGATGCAGGATGTGAAGCTGCGCGCGTCGTACAGCCACACGATTGCGCGTCCGAGCTATGACCTGATGCAGGGCGGACGGACGATCGACACGCTGTTCCGCGTCGGCGGGGGCGGGGGCGCACAGGGGAATCCCGGCCTGATCCCGTACAAGTCGAAGAATATCGACCTGTCGGCGGAATGGTATTACGCGCGCGACAGCTATATTTCCGCGGGCTATTTCCATAAGGATGTGAGCAACTTCATATCCTCGACGCGCATCGACAGCAGCGCGTTCGGACTGACGACGCCCGTCGAAGGGCCGCGCTGGAACGCTGCGGTGGCGGCGCTCGGCCCGAACGCGACCGTTGCGCAGATCCGCCAATATATCATCACCAATTTCCCGGGCACGGTCACGGGCAATATCATCAACGCCGCGCCCGGCGATCCGCTGGTCAATTTCGAGATCACGACGCCGGTGAACAGCGACCAGACCGCGTCGCTCAACGGTTGGGAGTTCGCGCTCCAGCATAGCTTCTGGGATACGGGCTTCGGCGTGATCCTGAACTATACGATCGTCAATGGCGATGCGACGTACGATAATGCACTACCGTCGACGGTGGCGCAATTCGCACTGGTCGGGCTTAGCGATACGGCCAACGCCGTGGCCTTCTATGACAAGGGACCGCTTCAGGCGCGCGTAGCGTGGAACTGGCGCGACAAGTTCCTGTCGGGGACGGGGCCCAACCCCACCTACACAGAGGCTTATTGGCAGATCGACGCCAGCGCGAGCTATGAGTTCATCCCTGGGCTGACCGCCTTTGTCGAGGCGATCAACCTGACCGGAGAAGGACAGCGCAAGCATCTGCGTCATCCCAATAATGTGACCTTCGTGTCGCCGGGCTTCGCGCGCTATGCGGCGGGGGTCAGGTTCAGCTTCTAA
- a CDS encoding SURF1 family protein, protein MTEPAPRPARRWPVIPTILVLAAVAAMIALGVWQLQRKSEKEALIALYQRNMAMSSTVAYPELPPVPDAMLYRKSSVVCLEPVRWDPRSGTDRSGKSGIRMIADCRTGAEGPGVLVDVGIGDDFAPPEWSGGTVQGTIVPGPEQPTVMERAMGKAMPARAMLIADAPVAGLRASAVPSADDTPNNHLAYAGQWFLFAAAALVIYILAVRRRLRP, encoded by the coding sequence ATGACTGAACCCGCCCCACGGCCCGCGCGGCGCTGGCCGGTAATCCCGACGATCCTCGTGCTCGCAGCGGTTGCGGCGATGATCGCGCTTGGTGTGTGGCAGCTTCAGCGCAAGAGCGAAAAGGAAGCGCTGATCGCGCTTTACCAGCGGAATATGGCGATGTCGTCGACCGTCGCCTATCCCGAATTGCCGCCGGTTCCCGATGCGATGCTCTATCGCAAGAGCAGTGTCGTGTGCCTCGAACCCGTGCGCTGGGATCCGCGCAGCGGCACCGACCGCTCGGGCAAATCGGGAATCCGGATGATCGCCGACTGCCGGACCGGCGCCGAAGGGCCGGGCGTGCTCGTCGATGTCGGGATCGGCGACGATTTCGCGCCGCCCGAATGGAGCGGTGGAACGGTGCAGGGGACGATCGTCCCGGGGCCCGAGCAGCCGACCGTGATGGAACGCGCGATGGGCAAGGCGATGCCTGCGCGCGCGATGCTGATCGCCGATGCGCCCGTTGCGGGACTGCGTGCGAGCGCGGTGCCGTCGGCCGACGATACGCCGAACAATCATCTCGCTTATGCGGGGCAGTGGTTCCTGTTCGCGGCCGCGGCGCTCGTCATCTATATATTGGCCGTGCGTCGCCGCTTGCGGCCTTGA
- a CDS encoding tryptophan halogenase family protein — protein MTNKVERVVIVGGGTAGWLAASLIASSRRAKAAPLSITLVEAPDVPIVGVGEGTWPTMRTTLATIGLDEADFLAACDGAFKQASRFDGWVDGSAGDSYLHPFTTPPAVPTGELLAAWQASAPDQPFAAAMSAQAAVCNLHLAPRQRTMPGYQGAANYAYHFAAEKFAALLSAHATKNLGITHILDHVTGARRADNGDIAALTTGSGREVEGDLFIDCTGFKGLLIDGELGVEWIDRSAHAFNDRAIASQVPVPPGSPIASQTIATAHEAGWIWDIGLPSRRGIGCVYSSRFMDAERAEAILRNYIARELPGAVPEEGAFGAPFKHISFRTGHRARFWEKNCISIGLAAGFVEPLEASAIVLIELSLRALTDNFPADRAAMDIHSGRFNKLFRYRWDRIIEFLKLHYVLSRREEPYWRAHRDPGHIPPHLADLLTLWRDQPPSLSDFPYVDEIFSAQSHQYILYGMGFPAPAGWPASERAQAALAEMRQRARTLAAGLPTNRLYLDALAADLAAARQVEGTR, from the coding sequence ATGACTAACAAGGTCGAGAGGGTTGTCATCGTGGGCGGCGGCACCGCCGGATGGCTGGCGGCGTCGCTGATCGCGAGTTCGCGCCGCGCGAAGGCCGCGCCGCTGTCGATCACGCTGGTCGAGGCACCCGACGTTCCCATCGTCGGCGTCGGCGAGGGGACCTGGCCGACGATGCGCACGACGCTGGCGACGATCGGGCTGGACGAAGCGGATTTCCTAGCCGCGTGCGACGGGGCGTTCAAGCAGGCTTCGCGCTTCGATGGATGGGTCGACGGCTCGGCGGGCGACAGTTACCTTCATCCCTTCACCACCCCGCCTGCGGTTCCGACGGGTGAACTGCTTGCGGCTTGGCAGGCGTCGGCCCCCGACCAGCCGTTTGCGGCGGCGATGAGCGCGCAGGCCGCGGTCTGCAACCTTCATCTGGCGCCGCGGCAGCGGACGATGCCCGGCTATCAGGGTGCCGCCAATTATGCCTATCATTTTGCGGCGGAAAAATTCGCGGCGCTGCTGTCGGCGCACGCGACGAAGAATCTGGGTATCACCCATATCCTCGATCATGTCACAGGTGCCCGGCGGGCTGATAATGGCGACATCGCCGCGCTGACTACGGGCAGCGGCCGCGAGGTCGAGGGCGACCTCTTCATCGACTGCACGGGTTTCAAGGGCCTGCTGATCGATGGCGAACTGGGCGTCGAGTGGATCGATCGGAGCGCCCACGCCTTCAACGACCGTGCAATCGCATCGCAGGTTCCGGTACCCCCGGGCAGCCCCATCGCATCGCAGACGATCGCCACCGCACATGAAGCGGGCTGGATCTGGGATATCGGTTTGCCGTCGCGTCGCGGCATCGGCTGCGTCTATTCGAGCCGCTTTATGGACGCCGAGCGCGCGGAGGCGATCCTGCGCAACTATATCGCGCGCGAATTGCCCGGGGCGGTGCCCGAAGAAGGTGCGTTTGGGGCACCGTTCAAGCATATCAGCTTCCGCACCGGCCACCGTGCGCGTTTTTGGGAAAAGAATTGCATTTCGATAGGCCTTGCGGCCGGCTTCGTCGAACCGCTCGAAGCCTCGGCGATCGTCCTGATCGAATTGTCGTTGCGCGCGCTGACCGATAATTTCCCGGCTGATCGCGCCGCGATGGATATTCATTCCGGCCGCTTCAACAAGCTGTTCCGCTACCGCTGGGATCGCATCATCGAATTTCTGAAGCTCCATTATGTGTTGAGCCGACGCGAAGAACCCTATTGGCGCGCGCATCGCGACCCCGGGCATATCCCGCCACACCTGGCCGATCTGCTGACACTGTGGCGCGACCAGCCGCCCTCGCTGTCGGACTTTCCCTATGTCGACGAGATTTTCTCGGCGCAGAGTCATCAATATATTCTCTATGGCATGGGCTTTCCGGCGCCCGCCGGTTGGCCCGCCAGCGAGCGCGCGCAGGCAGCGCTCGCCGAGATGCGGCAGCGTGCCCGCACGCTCGCCGCCGGATTGCCAACGAACCGTCTTTATCTCGATGCGCTTGCGGCCGACCTCGCCGCGGCCAGGCAAGTAGAAGGAACCCGATGA
- a CDS encoding SapC family protein, giving the protein MTRHAVLDNKTHRELRIRTDAGAELGDDIMATLTVPSEFRRVQAHFPILFRRETGHDDFSALAMFGFQNRENLFLDGDRWDARYRPLSVAIQPFLIGRAANGEGPGQVHIDMDHPRIAAGGEGMRLFDADGAMTPYLEDIAERLGDLDEGYRESKAFYDALLAYDLLEPFSLEVTLDDGSLHSLVGFHIIDEAKLRALDGEALGTLHAAGHLMPMFMALASLSQLSVLVARKNRRLAGG; this is encoded by the coding sequence ATGACCCGTCACGCCGTGCTCGACAACAAGACCCACCGCGAGTTGCGCATCCGGACCGACGCGGGCGCGGAGCTGGGCGACGACATCATGGCGACGCTAACGGTGCCGAGCGAGTTCCGCCGCGTGCAGGCGCATTTTCCGATCCTGTTCCGCCGCGAAACCGGACACGACGACTTTTCGGCGCTGGCGATGTTCGGTTTCCAGAACCGCGAGAATCTGTTCCTCGACGGGGATCGCTGGGACGCGCGCTATCGTCCGCTGTCGGTGGCGATCCAGCCGTTCCTGATCGGTCGCGCCGCGAACGGCGAGGGGCCGGGGCAGGTCCATATCGACATGGACCACCCGCGTATCGCCGCAGGCGGCGAGGGGATGCGCCTGTTCGACGCCGACGGCGCCATGACACCCTATCTGGAAGACATCGCCGAACGGCTCGGCGACCTCGACGAAGGCTATCGCGAGAGCAAGGCCTTCTACGATGCACTGCTCGCCTATGATCTGCTCGAACCGTTCAGCCTCGAGGTGACGCTCGACGATGGCTCGCTTCATTCGCTGGTCGGTTTCCACATCATCGACGAGGCGAAACTGCGCGCGCTGGACGGCGAGGCGCTGGGCACGCTGCACGCAGCGGGGCATCTGATGCCGATGTTCATGGCGCTCGCCTCGCTGTCGCAACTGTCGGTGCTCGTTGCGCGGAAGAACCGCAGGCTGGCCGGTGGCTGA
- a CDS encoding cupin-like domain-containing protein — translation MAERDPGIYDRLAPVAEREWDKGAGLDALLKGAREPFVLRGLVSDWPLVDAGKRSARAARRYLLDHARERPFKVSIGPPGHDGRLFYDAEMEMNFRIGTGKLADIFSGIDTAEERGENRTVYLASIDIPSHFDGLDEANRVDLGDRDPMKSIWIGTRTKIAAHNDFPDNLACCAVGRRRFTLFPPSAFRNLYLGPIDNTPAGRVVSMVDFDAPDLAAHPRFVDAMAEARTVLLEPGDAIFIPSMWWHHVEGLEAFNVLVNYWWRRTPAWLGQPQAALNHAILAIRDLPPEDKAIWREQFDHYVFDNDASITDHIPETARSILAPLTSETAGRLRAFLLRALSK, via the coding sequence GTGGCTGAACGCGACCCCGGCATATACGATCGCCTCGCGCCCGTGGCCGAGCGCGAATGGGATAAGGGGGCAGGGCTCGACGCGTTGCTGAAAGGCGCGCGCGAGCCCTTTGTCCTGCGCGGCCTCGTTTCCGACTGGCCGCTTGTCGATGCCGGCAAGCGCTCGGCGCGCGCGGCGCGGCGATACCTGCTCGATCATGCCCGCGAACGGCCGTTCAAGGTGTCGATCGGCCCACCGGGGCATGACGGACGCCTGTTCTACGATGCCGAAATGGAAATGAATTTCCGGATCGGTACGGGCAAGCTCGCCGACATCTTCAGCGGCATCGATACCGCCGAGGAACGCGGCGAGAACCGCACCGTCTACCTCGCGTCGATCGACATTCCCTCGCATTTCGACGGGCTCGACGAGGCCAACCGGGTCGATCTCGGTGACCGCGATCCGATGAAAAGCATCTGGATCGGGACGCGCACCAAGATCGCGGCACACAATGATTTCCCTGACAATCTCGCCTGCTGCGCGGTCGGTCGGCGGCGCTTCACGCTGTTTCCGCCGAGTGCGTTTCGCAACCTCTATCTGGGGCCGATCGACAACACGCCCGCGGGCCGCGTCGTCAGCATGGTCGATTTCGACGCGCCCGACCTTGCCGCGCACCCGCGCTTCGTCGATGCGATGGCCGAGGCGCGGACGGTCCTGCTCGAACCCGGGGATGCGATCTTCATTCCGTCGATGTGGTGGCACCATGTCGAGGGGCTCGAAGCTTTCAACGTCCTCGTCAATTACTGGTGGCGCCGGACGCCGGCGTGGCTCGGCCAGCCGCAGGCGGCGCTCAACCACGCGATCCTTGCGATCCGCGACCTGCCGCCCGAAGACAAGGCGATCTGGCGCGAGCAGTTCGACCATTATGTTTTCGACAATGATGCCAGTATCACCGACCATATTCCCGAAACCGCGCGCAGCATCCTGGCCCCGCTCACATCCGAGACGGCGGGACGGCTGCGCGCCTTTTTGCTGAGGGCTTTGAGTAAATGA
- the thrC gene encoding threonine synthase, which translates to MEYISTRGSAPTLDFRAATLAGLASDGGLYVPAKWPQISADEIRALAGLDYAETAVRIMRPFVEGVLTEDELRELCRAAYGRFSHDAVTPLVQLDHRHWLLELFHGPTLAFKDVALQLLGQLFEKFLSGGDTDITIVGATSGDTGSAAIEAVAGREHIQIFMLHPEGRVSDVQRRQMTTVLAPNVHNIAIDGSFDDAQAMVKRLFGDEEARSQVTLSAVNSINWARLMAQVVYYFYAAVRLGGPDRPVAFSVPTGNFGDVFAGYVAAQMGLPIARLVVATNVNDILHRALTRGDYSAGTVTATATPSMDIQVSSNFERLLFDLAGRDGAAITGMMGEFDTNRAMSIPADMLAGARGLFSSASIDGDAMALALRWAQEHGGQIIDPHSAVGLAAARTLEIDADIPVVTLATAHPAKFREAVERATGVRPPLPARLGNLFDREERYTRLPGDYDAVKAFVLAEAARG; encoded by the coding sequence ATGGAATATATCAGCACCCGCGGCTCTGCGCCGACCCTCGACTTTCGTGCCGCGACGCTTGCCGGCCTTGCCAGCGATGGCGGCCTCTATGTGCCGGCGAAATGGCCGCAGATTTCGGCCGATGAAATTCGCGCGCTCGCGGGTCTCGACTATGCCGAAACCGCGGTGCGCATCATGCGCCCCTTCGTCGAGGGCGTGCTGACCGAGGATGAACTGCGCGAGCTGTGCCGCGCCGCTTATGGCCGCTTCAGCCACGACGCCGTGACGCCGCTGGTCCAGCTCGATCATCGCCACTGGCTGCTCGAACTGTTCCACGGTCCGACGCTCGCGTTCAAGGATGTCGCGCTGCAATTGCTCGGCCAGCTTTTCGAGAAATTCCTGAGCGGCGGCGACACGGATATCACGATCGTCGGCGCGACGTCGGGCGACACCGGATCGGCGGCGATCGAGGCGGTCGCGGGGCGCGAACATATCCAGATCTTCATGCTCCACCCCGAAGGCCGCGTCAGCGACGTCCAGCGCCGCCAGATGACGACGGTGCTGGCGCCCAACGTCCACAACATCGCGATCGACGGCAGCTTCGACGACGCGCAGGCGATGGTGAAGCGGCTGTTCGGCGACGAAGAGGCGCGCAGCCAGGTCACGCTGTCGGCGGTGAATAGCATCAACTGGGCGCGGCTGATGGCGCAGGTCGTCTATTATTTCTACGCTGCCGTCCGGCTTGGCGGTCCCGATCGTCCGGTGGCGTTCAGCGTCCCCACGGGCAATTTCGGCGACGTGTTCGCGGGCTATGTCGCGGCGCAGATGGGGCTGCCGATCGCAAGGCTGGTCGTCGCGACCAACGTCAACGACATCCTGCATCGTGCGCTGACGCGCGGCGACTATAGCGCCGGGACGGTGACCGCCACCGCAACCCCCAGCATGGACATTCAAGTCAGCAGCAATTTCGAGCGGCTGCTGTTCGACCTCGCGGGCCGCGACGGCGCCGCGATCACCGGCATGATGGGCGAGTTCGACACGAACCGTGCGATGTCGATCCCGGCCGATATGCTGGCCGGCGCACGCGGGCTGTTCTCGAGTGCGAGCATCGACGGCGATGCGATGGCGCTCGCGTTGCGCTGGGCGCAGGAACATGGCGGGCAGATCATCGATCCGCACAGCGCGGTCGGCCTTGCAGCGGCGCGCACGCTTGAGATCGATGCCGACATTCCCGTGGTCACGCTCGCGACCGCGCATCCGGCGAAGTTCCGCGAAGCCGTCGAGCGCGCGACCGGCGTGCGCCCGCCGCTACCCGCGCGGCTGGGCAATCTGTTCGACCGCGAGGAACGCTATACGCGCCTGCCCGGCGACTATGATGCGGTAAAGGCCTTCGTCCTCGCGGAAGCCGCGCGTGGCTGA
- a CDS encoding DUF983 domain-containing protein — translation MSGAAGAHLSPRTKLPAGDNIQKGQPPVWRAALFGLCPECGGKTLFDGPVKFHAACKDCRLDYGRYNVGDGPAAFLTLIIGALLIAIALTLDAVVRPPLWVHVILWVPLTAAAVVYGLRVGKGALLASEHQRQAAEGRKVDKND, via the coding sequence ATGTCTGGGGCGGCTGGGGCGCACCTGTCGCCGCGCACTAAATTGCCGGCTGGCGACAACATTCAAAAGGGGCAGCCGCCGGTCTGGCGCGCTGCCCTTTTTGGTCTCTGCCCCGAATGCGGCGGCAAGACGCTGTTCGACGGGCCGGTGAAGTTTCACGCGGCGTGCAAGGACTGCAGGCTCGATTATGGCCGCTATAATGTCGGTGACGGCCCGGCGGCCTTTCTGACGCTGATTATCGGTGCGTTGCTGATCGCGATTGCGTTGACGCTCGATGCCGTGGTGCGGCCGCCCCTGTGGGTGCATGTCATCCTGTGGGTTCCGCTGACGGCGGCTGCGGTGGTGTATGGCCTGCGCGTCGGCAAAGGCGCGCTGCTGGCGAGCGAACATCAGCGCCAGGCCGCCGAAGGCCGCAAGGTGGACAAGAATGACTGA
- a CDS encoding cytochrome c oxidase subunit 3, with protein MSGAKHHDYHLVNPSVWPLIGSVAACVMFFGLVMAMHADHFGGIGKWVLGLGFMGVIATFFSWWSDVINEAHAGDHTPVVQLHLRYGMILFIASEVMFFVGWFWAWFDFSLFPVPIEYAEGAVTSLFGQDGAAAITMWPPKGIEVIDPFSLPLLNTLILLCSGTTITWAHHSLIHGDREGLKKGLWLTIILGAVFSMIQAYEYMHAPWGFGQSNYSSAFYMATGFHGFHVLVGTIFLIVCLVRTYKGHFTPTQHFGFEAAAWYWHFVDVVWLFLFIIVYVWGGWGAPVAAH; from the coding sequence ATGTCCGGTGCGAAACATCATGACTACCACCTCGTAAATCCCAGCGTCTGGCCGCTGATCGGCTCGGTCGCTGCGTGCGTGATGTTCTTTGGCCTGGTGATGGCGATGCACGCCGATCATTTCGGCGGCATCGGCAAATGGGTTCTCGGCCTCGGCTTCATGGGCGTCATCGCCACCTTCTTCAGCTGGTGGTCGGACGTGATCAACGAAGCGCATGCGGGCGACCATACGCCGGTCGTCCAGCTGCACCTGCGCTATGGCATGATCCTGTTCATCGCGTCGGAAGTCATGTTCTTCGTCGGCTGGTTCTGGGCCTGGTTCGATTTCTCGCTCTTCCCGGTTCCGATCGAATATGCCGAAGGCGCGGTGACCTCGCTGTTCGGTCAGGACGGCGCTGCCGCCATCACCATGTGGCCGCCGAAGGGCATCGAAGTCATCGATCCCTTCTCGCTGCCGCTGCTCAACACGCTGATCCTGCTCTGCTCGGGCACGACGATCACCTGGGCACATCATTCGCTGATCCATGGCGACCGCGAAGGCCTGAAGAAGGGCCTGTGGCTGACGATCATCCTCGGCGCGGTCTTCTCGATGATCCAGGCCTATGAATATATGCACGCGCCGTGGGGCTTCGGGCAGAGCAACTACAGCTCGGCTTTCTACATGGCGACCGGCTTCCACGGGTTCCACGTGCTCGTCGGCACGATCTTCCTGATCGTCTGCCTCGTCCGCACCTACAAGGGTCACTTCACCCCGACGCAGCACTTCGGCTTCGAAGCGGCGGCATGGTACTGGCACTTCGTCGACGTCGTGTGGCTGTTCCTCTTCATCATCGTCTATGTCTGGGGCGGCTGGGGCGCACCTGTCGCCGCGCACTAA
- a CDS encoding class I SAM-dependent methyltransferase yields the protein MAELAPLVTLVGEAWDDYGLVDSGNGRKLERYGRFRFIRPEPQAMWAPALSQSEWDAADGEFIPASDDDGGGRWYYNKPVPAEGWPLGWRETRFTAQCTPFRHLGFFPDMAPVWDWLRAQVADKADPAFLNLFGYTGVGSQALAAVGASVTHVDASKKSVGQARENAALAGMADKPVRWILDDAGKFTAREVRREKRYDAILLDPPKFGRGPGGERWQIEEGLAPLLADCRQLLDADSRALFLTVYAVRMSALAIGELLAQLFADLPGTVECGELAVREEARGLLLPTAIFARWSR from the coding sequence GTGGCTGAGCTTGCGCCCCTCGTCACGCTCGTCGGCGAGGCGTGGGACGATTATGGGCTGGTCGACAGCGGCAATGGCCGCAAGCTCGAACGCTATGGCCGCTTTCGCTTCATCCGTCCCGAACCGCAGGCGATGTGGGCGCCCGCGCTTTCGCAAAGCGAATGGGACGCCGCCGATGGCGAATTCATTCCGGCCTCGGACGACGATGGCGGCGGGCGCTGGTATTATAACAAGCCCGTGCCTGCCGAGGGCTGGCCGCTTGGCTGGCGCGAAACGCGGTTCACCGCCCAGTGCACGCCCTTTCGTCATCTCGGTTTCTTTCCCGACATGGCGCCGGTTTGGGACTGGCTGCGCGCGCAGGTCGCCGACAAGGCCGACCCTGCCTTCCTCAACCTGTTCGGCTATACCGGCGTCGGCAGTCAGGCGCTTGCGGCGGTGGGCGCATCGGTAACGCATGTCGATGCGTCGAAGAAGTCGGTAGGGCAGGCGCGCGAGAATGCGGCGCTTGCCGGCATGGCCGACAAGCCGGTCCGCTGGATTCTCGACGATGCCGGCAAATTCACCGCGCGCGAGGTCCGGCGCGAGAAGCGCTATGACGCGATCCTGCTCGATCCGCCGAAATTCGGACGCGGACCGGGCGGCGAGCGCTGGCAGATCGAGGAAGGCCTCGCGCCATTGCTTGCCGACTGCCGGCAATTGCTCGATGCGGATAGCCGCGCGCTGTTCCTGACCGTCTACGCCGTGCGCATGTCGGCGCTTGCGATCGGCGAGTTGCTCGCGCAGCTTTTCGCCGATTTGCCCGGCACGGTCGAATGCGGCGAGCTTGCGGTGCGCGAAGAAGCGCGGGGATTGTTGCTCCCGACAGCGATCTTTGCGCGCTGGAGCCGCTGA